A genomic window from Methylorubrum extorquens includes:
- the mtaB gene encoding tRNA (N(6)-L-threonylcarbamoyladenosine(37)-C(2))-methylthiotransferase MtaB yields the protein MSVETLTFGCRLNTVESEVLRGHAEPGAEGRDLVVVNTCAVTAEAGRQARKAIRRLSRERPGAEIVVTGCGAEVERASYAAMPEVARLVGNAAKLRPESWQGGTAPAPEDIMAVRTAEPTRIDAMTGHTRAFVPVQNGCDHRCTFCVIPFGRGNSRSVPVAEAVAQVRRIVEHGGREVVLTGVDLTAYGRDLDADLSLGRLVRTILAEVPDLPRLRLSSIDSVEADAVLIAAFAEEPRLMPHVHLSLQAGDDLILRRMKRRHSRADAIRLCETLRDLRPGLVFGADLIAGFPTETEAQFSRSLDLVAECGLTHLHVFPYSPRPGTPAARMPAVPGDVIRVRAARLREAGAAALARHLAGEIGARRRVLTERGDTGRTEAFSLVRFSEPVPAGELRDVTITGHDGQALLAA from the coding sequence GTGAGCGTCGAGACGCTCACCTTCGGCTGCCGTCTCAACACCGTTGAATCCGAGGTGCTGCGCGGCCATGCCGAGCCCGGTGCCGAAGGGCGCGACCTCGTCGTCGTCAACACCTGTGCGGTCACGGCGGAGGCGGGGCGGCAGGCACGCAAGGCGATCCGCCGGCTCTCCCGAGAGCGGCCCGGCGCCGAGATCGTCGTGACCGGCTGTGGCGCCGAGGTCGAGCGCGCGAGCTACGCCGCAATGCCGGAGGTGGCGCGCCTCGTCGGTAACGCAGCCAAACTCAGGCCGGAGAGCTGGCAGGGCGGTACCGCGCCGGCGCCTGAAGACATCATGGCGGTCCGCACGGCCGAGCCGACGCGCATCGACGCGATGACTGGGCACACCCGTGCCTTCGTGCCGGTGCAGAACGGCTGCGACCACCGCTGCACCTTTTGCGTCATCCCGTTCGGGCGCGGCAACTCACGTTCCGTGCCGGTCGCCGAGGCGGTGGCGCAGGTGCGCCGCATCGTCGAGCATGGCGGGCGCGAGGTGGTGCTGACCGGCGTCGATCTCACCGCCTACGGTCGCGACCTCGATGCCGACTTGAGCCTCGGCCGCCTCGTTCGCACGATCCTCGCCGAGGTGCCGGATCTGCCGCGTCTGCGCCTGTCATCGATCGATTCGGTCGAGGCCGATGCCGTCTTGATCGCCGCCTTCGCCGAGGAGCCGCGGCTGATGCCGCATGTCCATCTCTCGCTCCAGGCGGGCGACGACCTGATCCTCAGGCGGATGAAGCGGCGCCACTCGCGCGCCGACGCCATCCGCCTGTGCGAGACGCTGCGCGACCTACGGCCCGGCCTCGTGTTCGGCGCCGATCTGATCGCCGGGTTTCCGACCGAGACCGAGGCGCAATTCTCCCGCTCCCTCGATCTCGTGGCGGAATGCGGGCTGACGCATCTGCACGTCTTCCCCTACTCACCGCGCCCCGGCACGCCCGCCGCGCGGATGCCGGCGGTGCCGGGCGACGTGATCCGCGTACGCGCCGCACGCCTACGCGAAGCCGGCGCGGCGGCCCTTGCCCGCCACCTCGCTGGCGAGATCGGCGCCCGCCGCCGCGTTCTGACAGAGCGCGGCGATACCGGCCGGACGGAGGCGTTTTCGCTGGTGCGTTTCTCGGAGCCGGTACCGGCCGGAGAGCTTCGCGACGTCACCATCACAGGGCATGACGGGCAGGCCCTGCTCGCGGCTTGA
- the dapF gene encoding diaminopimelate epimerase: MSPLANRRFLKMHGAGNAIVVLDLRGTAVRVTPAEARAIAADVHSRFDQLMVVHDPVTPGTDAFMRIYNTDGSESGACGNGTRCVGYALLDDPAMARPAENGALTLETKAGLVAVKRITDRSFTVDMGQPRLRWDEIPLAEPFLDTRRIELQVGPIDDPILHSPAAVSMGNPHAIFFVERDPDSYDLGRIGPLLEAHPIFPERANISIAEVTGRDTIKLRVWERGAGLTLACGTAACATVVAASRLRMIGRAARVALPGGELSIEWRADDHVLMTGPVYLEGEGTFSPGLFAGIDG; this comes from the coding sequence GTGAGCCCTCTTGCAAATCGCCGCTTTCTGAAGATGCACGGTGCCGGCAACGCCATCGTCGTACTCGACCTGCGCGGCACCGCGGTCCGGGTGACCCCGGCCGAGGCTCGCGCCATCGCCGCCGACGTGCATTCGCGCTTCGACCAGCTCATGGTCGTGCACGATCCGGTCACGCCCGGCACCGATGCCTTCATGCGCATCTACAACACCGACGGATCGGAATCCGGCGCTTGCGGCAACGGTACCCGCTGCGTCGGCTACGCGCTGCTCGACGATCCGGCCATGGCGCGCCCCGCCGAGAACGGCGCGCTGACGCTGGAGACCAAGGCCGGATTGGTCGCGGTCAAGCGCATCACCGACCGCTCCTTCACCGTCGATATGGGCCAGCCGCGCCTGCGCTGGGACGAGATCCCGCTCGCCGAGCCGTTTCTCGACACGCGCCGCATCGAGCTTCAGGTCGGGCCGATCGACGATCCGATCCTGCATTCGCCCGCGGCCGTGAGCATGGGCAACCCGCACGCGATCTTCTTCGTCGAACGCGATCCCGACAGCTACGATCTCGGCCGCATCGGCCCGCTTCTCGAAGCCCACCCGATCTTCCCGGAGCGGGCCAACATCTCCATTGCCGAGGTGACGGGCCGCGACACGATCAAGCTGCGGGTGTGGGAGCGCGGCGCGGGGCTGACGCTGGCCTGCGGAACGGCCGCCTGCGCCACGGTGGTGGCCGCCTCGCGCCTGCGCATGATCGGCCGCGCCGCCCGCGTGGCGTTACCCGGCGGGGAGCTCTCGATCGAGTGGCGCGCCGATGACCACGTGCTGATGACCGGCCCGGTCTATCTCGAAGGCGAGGGCACGTTCTCGCCCGGCCTGTTCGCCGGGATCGACGGGTGA
- a CDS encoding YnfA family protein codes for MTKTLLAYSGAALAEIAGCFAFWAWLRLDRSVWWVAPGLVSLALFAWLLTLVESEAAGRTYAAYGGIYIAASILWLWGIEGHRPDRWDLIGGAICLVGMAVILFGPRSG; via the coding sequence ATGACCAAGACCCTTCTCGCTTACTCCGGAGCTGCACTTGCCGAAATCGCCGGCTGCTTCGCGTTCTGGGCGTGGCTGCGGCTCGATCGGTCGGTCTGGTGGGTCGCGCCGGGGCTCGTCTCGCTGGCGCTGTTCGCTTGGCTGCTCACCCTGGTCGAAAGCGAGGCGGCGGGGCGGACTTATGCCGCCTATGGCGGCATTTACATCGCCGCCTCGATCCTTTGGCTTTGGGGCATCGAGGGACATCGTCCCGATCGCTGGGATCTCATCGGCGGGGCGATCTGCCTCGTCGGCATGGCGGTGATTCTGTTCGGTCCCCGGAGCGGCTGA
- a CDS encoding septation protein A yields MKVESVPPRRHLPPLLKLALEVGPLTVFFFGNAYAERFGVAAESKLFVATGVFIVATMIALAVHFALLRRLPIMPLVSGVVVLVFGSLTLALQDKTFIMMKPTIVNTLFGLVLLGGLAFNKSLLSVVLDSMFALTDEGWRKLTFRWGLFFLALAVVNEVVWRTQTEDFWVSFKVFGIMPLTVAFALAQTPLLLRYEHKDEAKAG; encoded by the coding sequence ATGAAGGTCGAGAGCGTTCCGCCGCGACGGCACCTGCCGCCGCTCCTCAAGCTGGCGCTGGAAGTGGGCCCGCTGACGGTCTTCTTCTTCGGCAACGCCTATGCCGAGCGCTTCGGCGTAGCGGCGGAGAGCAAGCTGTTCGTGGCAACCGGCGTATTCATCGTCGCCACGATGATTGCGCTCGCCGTGCACTTCGCCCTGCTGCGGCGGCTGCCGATCATGCCGCTCGTGTCGGGTGTCGTCGTGCTGGTGTTCGGCAGCCTGACGCTGGCGCTTCAGGACAAGACCTTCATCATGATGAAGCCGACCATCGTGAACACGCTGTTCGGCCTCGTCCTTCTCGGCGGGCTCGCCTTCAACAAATCGCTGCTGTCGGTCGTGCTCGACAGCATGTTCGCGCTCACCGACGAGGGCTGGCGCAAGCTCACCTTCCGCTGGGGCCTGTTCTTTCTCGCGCTCGCGGTCGTCAACGAGGTCGTCTGGCGGACGCAGACCGAGGATTTCTGGGTGAGCTTCAAGGTGTTCGGCATCATGCCGCTCACGGTCGCCTTCGCCCTGGCCCAGACGCCGCTGCTGCTGCGCTACGAGCACAAGGACGAGGCGAAGGCTGGCTAG
- the ftsY gene encoding signal recognition particle-docking protein FtsY, whose product MSDDEKPGWFGRLFGRKGAPESKSPEPVPGEDSPVEETPAEESVTPDPLSPASESEGQPVFTTAADDVTHVPPPVSEPASDDPDKNRIPDELEGADLQPEPQPPTGEAPQPDEIPDEDEPSAASTETAEKRNWWSRLTGGEGETPAPAPAPAPAAEAEPPAEVDIQPVDSAAALASDAMSGAAEGSEKQGWWSRLTAGMRRTSSALSDRVTGLFTKRKLDATTLEDLEDALIQADFGVETATRMSEAVGKGRYEKGISPDEVRAILATEIERALTPVALPIEIDSAKKPYVILTVGVNGAGKTTTIGKLSLKFKAEGRSVMLAAGDTFRAAAIEQLRVWGDRTGTPVISRAQGSDAAGLAFDAFKEARENGTDVLLIDTAGRLQNKAGLMAELEKIVRVIRKLDPEAPHATLLVLDATVGQNALSQVELFSQAAPVSGLVMTKLDGTARGGILVALATKFGLPVHFIGVGEGVEDLEPFAARDFARAITGLPKE is encoded by the coding sequence ATGAGCGACGACGAGAAGCCCGGCTGGTTCGGACGCCTGTTCGGGCGAAAGGGCGCGCCCGAATCCAAGTCTCCCGAGCCGGTGCCCGGCGAGGACAGCCCGGTCGAGGAAACCCCGGCCGAGGAATCGGTCACGCCAGATCCGTTGTCGCCGGCCTCCGAATCCGAGGGGCAGCCGGTCTTCACCACCGCGGCGGACGATGTGACCCACGTGCCGCCGCCGGTGAGCGAGCCCGCCTCCGACGATCCCGACAAGAATCGCATCCCCGACGAACTGGAAGGCGCCGACCTCCAGCCCGAGCCGCAGCCGCCGACCGGCGAAGCACCGCAGCCAGACGAGATCCCTGACGAAGACGAGCCATCGGCCGCCTCCACCGAGACGGCGGAGAAGCGGAACTGGTGGTCGCGCCTGACCGGCGGCGAGGGGGAGACGCCCGCGCCCGCGCCCGCGCCCGCGCCCGCGGCTGAAGCCGAACCACCCGCCGAGGTCGACATCCAGCCGGTCGATTCCGCAGCGGCGCTCGCGAGCGATGCGATGTCCGGCGCGGCCGAGGGCAGCGAGAAGCAGGGCTGGTGGTCGCGTTTGACTGCCGGCATGCGCCGCACCTCCTCCGCCCTGTCGGACCGGGTGACGGGCCTGTTCACCAAGCGCAAGCTCGACGCCACCACCCTGGAGGATCTCGAAGACGCGCTGATCCAGGCCGATTTCGGCGTCGAGACGGCGACGCGTATGTCGGAGGCGGTGGGCAAGGGCCGCTACGAGAAGGGCATCTCGCCCGACGAGGTACGCGCCATCCTCGCCACCGAGATCGAGCGGGCGCTGACGCCCGTGGCGCTGCCGATCGAGATCGATTCGGCCAAGAAACCCTACGTGATCCTGACAGTCGGCGTGAACGGCGCCGGCAAGACCACGACGATCGGCAAGCTCTCGCTCAAGTTCAAGGCGGAGGGGCGCAGCGTCATGCTGGCGGCCGGCGACACGTTCCGCGCCGCGGCGATCGAGCAGTTGCGGGTGTGGGGCGACCGCACCGGGACGCCGGTCATCAGCCGCGCTCAGGGGTCGGACGCGGCGGGGCTCGCCTTCGACGCGTTCAAGGAGGCGCGGGAGAACGGCACCGACGTGCTCCTGATCGACACCGCCGGCCGCTTGCAGAACAAGGCCGGGCTGATGGCGGAACTGGAGAAGATCGTCCGGGTCATCCGCAAGCTCGACCCGGAGGCTCCTCACGCCACCTTGCTGGTGCTCGACGCCACCGTCGGGCAGAACGCACTGAGCCAAGTCGAGCTGTTCTCGCAGGCCGCACCCGTGTCGGGCCTCGTGATGACGAAGCTCGACGGAACCGCACGGGGCGGTATTCTGGTGGCGCTCGCCACGAAGTTCGGCCTGCCCGTGCACTTCATCGGGGTCGGCGAGGGCGTGGAAGACTTGGAGCCGTTCGCCGCGCGGGACTTTGCCCGGGCGATCACCGGCCTCCCCAAGGAGTAG
- the crtD gene encoding 1-hydroxycarotenoid 3,4-desaturase CrtD: MAEKSVIVIGAGIGGLAAALNLAVAGHDVTVLERAARVGGKMRSLAVNGVPVEAGPTVFTMRWVFEELFAEAGADLESEMRLRPATLLARHAWNAHERLDLFADIEASAAAIGAFAGPREAEGYRRFCARAAEVYRTLEGPFIRADRPSPVDLAQRVGLSGIGSLWRIQPFATLWSALGEYFRDPRLHQLFGRYATYCGASPFEAPATLMLVAHVEQAGVWTVEGGLSRLARAVADLAERRGAKLRTGADVARILTERGRVAGVELVGGERIVADAVIANADVAALGGGLLGREAAAAGDRVPARERSLSALTLCLTARAKGFELAHHSVFFSADYRAEFDAILRGRRLPPDPTVYVCAQDRDGDGGAAPNGPERLLILVNAPADGGERRFSPTEIAACETTILRKLSACGLTLEPTGPATITTPQDFAGLFPGTGGALYGRASHGWTATFKRPGARTRVAGLYLAGGSVHPGPGVPMAAQSGRLAAAALRADLASMGR; encoded by the coding sequence GTGGCAGAAAAAAGCGTCATCGTGATCGGTGCCGGCATCGGCGGTCTCGCGGCGGCGCTGAATCTCGCTGTGGCCGGCCATGACGTCACCGTCCTGGAACGGGCGGCGCGCGTCGGCGGCAAGATGCGGTCGCTGGCCGTGAACGGCGTGCCGGTCGAGGCGGGCCCCACCGTCTTCACCATGCGCTGGGTGTTCGAGGAGCTGTTCGCCGAGGCTGGCGCCGATCTCGAATCGGAGATGCGGCTGCGGCCGGCCACCCTGCTCGCCCGCCACGCCTGGAACGCGCACGAGCGGCTCGACCTGTTCGCCGACATCGAGGCTTCTGCGGCGGCCATCGGCGCCTTCGCCGGCCCGCGGGAGGCGGAGGGCTATCGGCGGTTCTGCGCCCGTGCGGCCGAGGTCTACCGCACACTGGAAGGGCCCTTCATCCGCGCCGACCGGCCGAGCCCCGTCGATCTCGCCCAGCGCGTCGGCCTCTCGGGCATCGGCAGCCTCTGGCGTATCCAGCCCTTCGCGACCCTGTGGTCGGCGCTCGGGGAGTACTTCCGCGATCCGCGCCTGCACCAGCTGTTCGGGCGCTACGCCACCTATTGCGGCGCCTCGCCGTTCGAGGCGCCCGCCACGCTGATGCTGGTCGCCCATGTGGAGCAGGCGGGTGTCTGGACCGTCGAGGGCGGCTTGAGCCGGCTCGCGCGCGCGGTCGCGGATCTGGCCGAGCGCCGCGGCGCGAAGCTGCGCACCGGGGCGGACGTGGCACGGATCCTGACTGAGCGCGGCCGTGTCGCGGGAGTCGAACTCGTCGGCGGCGAGCGCATCGTCGCCGATGCGGTGATCGCCAACGCCGACGTCGCGGCCCTCGGCGGTGGCCTGCTCGGGCGCGAGGCCGCGGCGGCGGGCGACCGGGTGCCCGCCCGCGAGCGCTCGCTCTCGGCACTCACCCTCTGTCTGACGGCGCGGGCGAAGGGCTTCGAGCTCGCGCACCACAGCGTGTTCTTCTCCGCCGATTATCGGGCGGAGTTCGACGCGATCCTGCGCGGCCGCCGTCTGCCGCCGGACCCGACCGTCTACGTCTGCGCCCAGGACCGGGACGGCGACGGCGGCGCGGCCCCCAACGGACCGGAACGCCTGCTCATCCTCGTCAACGCGCCCGCCGATGGCGGAGAGCGTCGCTTCAGCCCCACGGAGATCGCCGCATGCGAGACGACCATCCTTCGCAAGCTCTCGGCCTGCGGGCTCACCCTGGAGCCGACGGGGCCGGCGACGATCACGACCCCGCAGGATTTCGCGGGACTGTTCCCAGGAACGGGCGGGGCCCTCTACGGCCGGGCCTCGCACGGCTGGACGGCGACGTTCAAGCGGCCGGGAGCGCGGACGCGGGTAGCGGGGCTCTACCTGGCGGGGGGCAGCGTGCATCCGGGGCCGGGGGTGCCGATGGCAGCGCAATCGGGCCGGCTCGCGGCGGCGGCACTGCGCGCGGACCTCGCTTCGATGGGGCGGTGA
- a CDS encoding endonuclease III domain-containing protein codes for MRLFPDTALSPPVRPRRREVPAAASEALKDKALEVHRRLCGVYECPIPYFHSLDPLSELISSLLSHRTRNADSGRAFKALRARWPNWMEIEAASVEDIEATIRGVTWPELKAPRIKTVLAAVRERVGGLTLDFLGDMSVDAARGWLEAIPGIGPKTSAAVLSFSTLRMPALPVDSHHHRVAQRTGLIGAKVDVGPSHAVLRAQLPEDWSAQKLYDNHEVLMLHGQHVCFHRSPACGRCVLLDICPTGQERKSVG; via the coding sequence ATGAGGCTTTTCCCCGATACAGCCCTTTCGCCGCCCGTCCGCCCTCGCCGCCGCGAGGTGCCGGCCGCTGCGTCCGAAGCCCTGAAGGACAAGGCGCTGGAGGTTCATCGCCGGCTCTGCGGCGTCTACGAATGCCCGATCCCGTATTTCCACAGCCTCGACCCGCTGTCGGAGCTGATCTCCTCGCTGCTGTCGCATCGGACCCGCAACGCCGATTCCGGACGCGCCTTCAAGGCGCTGCGGGCGCGCTGGCCCAATTGGATGGAGATCGAGGCGGCCTCGGTCGAAGACATCGAGGCCACGATCCGCGGCGTCACTTGGCCGGAGCTGAAGGCGCCGCGCATCAAGACGGTGCTTGCCGCGGTCCGAGAGCGGGTGGGCGGCCTCACCCTCGACTTCTTGGGGGATATGAGCGTCGATGCGGCGCGCGGTTGGCTCGAAGCGATTCCCGGCATCGGGCCGAAGACGAGCGCCGCCGTGCTGTCGTTCTCGACGCTGCGGATGCCGGCCCTGCCGGTGGACAGCCACCATCACCGCGTCGCCCAGCGCACGGGGCTGATCGGTGCGAAGGTCGATGTCGGGCCGAGCCACGCGGTCCTGCGGGCGCAGCTTCCGGAGGATTGGTCGGCGCAGAAGCTCTACGACAATCATGAGGTGCTGATGCTGCACGGACAGCACGTCTGCTTCCACCGCTCGCCGGCCTGCGGACGCTGTGTGCTGCTCGACATCTGTCCGACGGGACAGGAGCGGAAGTCTGTCGGCTGA
- a CDS encoding SPL family radical SAM protein — MTLLLTEEPRSRPAEHRRPLRLWHPRRVLVTPAALEHAHGRQIVARVEGMGLPVERLKSNRLTGLRDDENPRRAYAQAKATLAIVTAPPTKLKLQPIPPSADWRFDLAEGCPAHCQYCYLAGSLSGPPVTRVYANLDAILGNLESYLGHGGVTSASEARAAEGTTFEASCYTDPLGIEHLTGSLSAAIRHFGAWDAPVQLRFTTKFAAVEPLLDLPHHGRTRIRFSVNAAAAAHYEGGTAPLGERLAAMGAVARAGYPVGLTIAPILPVERWPDAYDALLRDAAEALSGVAAPDLTVELITHRFTPNSKTVLEGWYPGSDLPMREAERTRKLTKFGSVKYVFPTDLMKAMRAHLTGRIAVHLPMARILYWT; from the coding sequence ATGACCTTGCTCCTGACCGAGGAACCGCGCAGCCGACCGGCGGAGCACCGACGGCCCCTCCGCCTCTGGCATCCACGCCGCGTGCTGGTGACGCCAGCGGCCCTTGAGCATGCCCATGGCCGGCAGATCGTGGCGCGGGTGGAGGGCATGGGTCTGCCGGTCGAGCGCCTGAAGAGCAATCGTCTCACCGGCCTGCGCGACGACGAGAACCCGCGTCGGGCCTATGCGCAGGCGAAGGCAACCCTCGCCATCGTCACCGCGCCGCCGACGAAGCTAAAGCTCCAGCCGATTCCGCCGAGCGCCGACTGGCGCTTCGATCTTGCCGAGGGCTGCCCGGCGCATTGCCAGTACTGCTATCTCGCCGGCTCCCTCTCGGGGCCGCCGGTGACGCGCGTCTACGCCAACCTCGATGCGATCCTGGGCAATCTCGAGAGTTATTTGGGCCACGGCGGCGTCACCAGTGCCTCGGAAGCGCGGGCGGCGGAGGGCACCACGTTCGAGGCGTCCTGCTACACCGATCCGCTCGGGATCGAGCATCTCACCGGCTCGCTCTCCGCTGCGATCCGCCATTTCGGCGCCTGGGACGCACCGGTGCAACTGCGCTTCACGACGAAGTTCGCTGCGGTCGAACCACTCCTCGACTTGCCGCATCACGGCCGCACCCGCATCCGCTTCTCAGTCAACGCAGCCGCGGCGGCGCATTACGAAGGCGGTACCGCTCCGCTCGGCGAGCGCCTCGCCGCCATGGGTGCCGTGGCCCGAGCCGGCTATCCCGTCGGCCTCACCATCGCACCGATCCTGCCCGTCGAGAGATGGCCGGACGCCTACGACGCCCTGCTGCGCGATGCGGCCGAAGCCTTGTCCGGTGTGGCCGCGCCCGATCTGACGGTCGAACTCATCACCCACCGCTTCACGCCAAATTCGAAGACGGTTCTCGAAGGATGGTATCCGGGCTCCGACCTACCGATGCGCGAGGCGGAGCGCACCCGCAAACTCACCAAGTTCGGCTCGGTGAAGTACGTGTTTCCGACCGATCTCATGAAGGCGATGCGGGCCCACCTCACCGGTCGGATCGCGGTTCATCTGCCGATGGCGCGCATCCTGTACTGGACGTGA
- a CDS encoding GyrI-like domain-containing protein, with translation MTRLATLAAGLLALVPSLTTAALAQNAPPPTNAPSPAETNPLPTTTVPDTAKSGPDPAAPAPQQVPIPRPAQAGAARAVTPPASALPTLVTVPGEPNDVDEVTLPAKPVAILAGETKWEEARANLRKAYKTIGEALTRLNLKPAGRPIALFTKTEDDGFQYEAMIPIEAAPAQGVEGGDVKFGSNPSGKALRFKHSGSYEEIDGTYETLIAYLDAKEIAVQDRFLEEYVTDLGEGADDKLDINIYALPKEPVK, from the coding sequence TTGACCCGTCTCGCCACCCTCGCCGCGGGCCTCCTCGCTCTCGTCCCTTCGCTGACGACCGCGGCGCTCGCCCAGAACGCGCCGCCCCCCACCAACGCGCCCTCCCCTGCCGAGACGAACCCCCTGCCGACCACGACCGTGCCGGACACGGCGAAATCCGGCCCCGACCCGGCAGCGCCCGCGCCGCAGCAGGTGCCGATCCCGCGCCCCGCCCAGGCCGGCGCGGCCCGGGCAGTTACGCCTCCGGCTTCGGCGCTGCCGACCCTCGTGACGGTTCCGGGCGAGCCAAACGACGTCGATGAGGTGACGCTGCCGGCCAAGCCCGTGGCGATCCTGGCGGGCGAGACAAAGTGGGAGGAGGCGCGAGCCAACCTGCGCAAAGCCTACAAGACCATCGGCGAGGCGCTGACGAGGCTGAATCTCAAGCCGGCGGGCCGGCCGATCGCCCTGTTCACCAAGACCGAGGACGACGGCTTTCAGTACGAAGCGATGATCCCGATCGAGGCCGCACCCGCGCAGGGCGTGGAGGGCGGCGACGTCAAGTTCGGCTCGAACCCGAGCGGCAAGGCCCTGCGGTTCAAGCATAGCGGCAGTTACGAGGAGATCGACGGCACCTACGAGACGCTGATCGCCTATCTCGACGCCAAAGAGATCGCGGTCCAGGACCGCTTCCTGGAAGAATACGTCACCGACCTTGGCGAGGGTGCGGACGACAAGCTCGACATCAATATCTACGCTCTGCCCAAGGAGCCGGTGAAGTAG
- a CDS encoding RluA family pseudouridine synthase, with product MNARVSVPDRTVGPEIGPPLLYRDALMLVIDKPAGLPVHPGPKGGPTLTDHLDALRFGLPRRPEAAHRLDRDTSGCLVLGRHAKALARLNRLFADGKVDKTYWALVEGGPEAVEGRIDLPLAKRSDDPRSWWMKTDPAGAPSLTLYRVLGRASGLSWLELKPVTGRTHQLRVHCAAMGWPIRGDTIYGSAGRDGPGLQLHARGLSLPLYPKREAIAVEAPPPVHMGAGLEACGMIAPAP from the coding sequence ATGAACGCGCGTGTTTCAGTGCCGGATCGCACCGTCGGACCGGAGATAGGGCCTCCGCTCCTCTACCGCGATGCCCTGATGCTCGTCATCGACAAGCCGGCGGGTTTGCCGGTGCATCCGGGGCCGAAGGGCGGCCCGACGCTGACCGACCATCTCGACGCCCTGCGTTTCGGCCTGCCGCGCCGTCCGGAGGCTGCGCACCGGCTGGACCGCGACACGTCGGGCTGCCTCGTTCTCGGCCGCCATGCCAAGGCGCTTGCGCGTTTGAACCGCCTGTTCGCCGACGGCAAGGTCGATAAGACCTATTGGGCGCTGGTCGAAGGCGGCCCCGAGGCCGTGGAAGGGCGCATCGATCTTCCGCTGGCCAAACGTTCGGACGATCCGCGCAGTTGGTGGATGAAGACCGACCCGGCCGGCGCACCCTCGCTGACGCTCTACCGCGTGCTTGGGCGGGCGAGTGGTCTGTCGTGGTTGGAACTGAAGCCGGTGACCGGGCGGACGCACCAATTGCGCGTGCATTGCGCGGCGATGGGCTGGCCGATCCGGGGCGATACGATCTACGGCAGCGCCGGGCGGGATGGGCCGGGCCTGCAACTCCATGCGCGGGGTTTGAGCCTTCCGCTCTATCCGAAGCGCGAGGCAATCGCGGTGGAAGCGCCGCCCCCCGTGCATATGGGGGCGGGGCTGGAGGCGTGTGGAATGATCGCACCCGCCCCGTAG
- a CDS encoding carotenoid 1,2-hydratase produces the protein MTRGGYVWWYVDAVSEDGRQGLTVIAFIGSVFSPYYAWDAARDPFAHCAVNVVLYGERGNRFAMTERNARSLARDATSFSLGPSSLQWDGNVLTIRLDERGSPIPRAVRGTVRVRPRALTAQPFTLDTHGLHRWWPMAPDCEVEAEFTAPALSWRGSGYHDTNDGDGALEDAFTDWTWCRAPLKRGSAILYDVRRTDGSGQNLTLRFDADGTRREMRLPLAAGLPPTGLWRMPRTTRSDDSRAEVIRTFEDTPFYARSMLATTLDGEAVQPVHESLSLTRFRNPLVRLMLPFRMPRRIG, from the coding sequence GTGACGCGCGGCGGCTACGTCTGGTGGTACGTCGATGCCGTGAGCGAGGACGGGCGCCAGGGGCTCACCGTCATCGCCTTCATCGGCAGCGTGTTCTCGCCCTATTACGCCTGGGATGCAGCGCGCGACCCGTTCGCCCACTGCGCCGTCAACGTCGTGCTCTACGGCGAGCGGGGCAATCGCTTCGCCATGACCGAGCGCAACGCCCGTTCGCTGGCGCGCGATGCGACGAGCTTCAGTCTCGGGCCGTCTTCGCTCCAATGGGACGGCAATGTACTGACGATCCGCCTCGACGAGCGGGGCTCGCCGATCCCGCGGGCGGTGCGGGGCACGGTGCGGGTGCGGCCACGGGCACTCACCGCGCAGCCCTTCACCCTCGACACGCACGGCCTGCACCGCTGGTGGCCGATGGCGCCGGATTGCGAGGTCGAGGCCGAGTTCACCGCACCCGCCCTCTCCTGGCGCGGCAGCGGCTACCACGACACCAACGATGGCGACGGCGCCCTCGAAGACGCGTTCACGGATTGGACCTGGTGCCGCGCTCCGCTCAAGCGGGGCTCGGCCATCCTCTACGACGTGCGCCGGACGGATGGCAGCGGACAGAACCTGACGCTGCGCTTCGACGCCGACGGCACCCGCCGCGAGATGCGCCTGCCGCTCGCCGCCGGCCTGCCGCCTACCGGCCTGTGGCGGATGCCGCGCACGACCCGCAGCGACGACAGTCGCGCCGAGGTGATCCGCACGTTCGAGGACACGCCGTTCTATGCCCGCTCTATGCTCGCCACGACCCTCGACGGCGAGGCGGTGCAGCCCGTGCACGAGAGCCTGTCGCTCACGCGCTTCCGCAACCCGCTCGTGCGGCTGATGCTGCCGTTCCGGATGCCGCGGCGGATCGGCTGA